The region tccaattttattttatctatatacaaatatatcatGATATATCATTAGTATTTAGCCCTGGATGTATTCCTTGCCCACAGCAGTCTCCTTGGTGGTGTGAACGCAGTAGCTGAGCCAGCAGTGGACTGTCAGTGCAACGGTGCCTTTGGAGACTGACTGGATTGATAACAGCTTTGCTCTGGATGGAAAGCGTCCATTTCCTTGACCGCAGAATGGCCTCTCCTGCGAATTGCATGAGCCATAATGAGCTTGTCATAAGCATGGAGCTATAGTCTCCGCATTACCATATTCCAGACTCGAGTCTGAATCAAACTAATGGTTAGACATTAAGCTGCAAGTAAGTAATTCCTGTTGGAAAAAGCATTAGCTGTGATTCGGAGACTGAAGGAGGCTGAAATTGAGACTGAGGAAGGAAGCAACATAGAAATATGCCTTCTAGTTCAAAAATACATTAATGCAATGTGGTTTTTACAATCTACACAATTAgtacatatggtataagaatACTTGTTTACTGTGAGCCTACATTACTATATACCAATATACCAGTGGTGGGCCGTCAGTGTCTGCAAGGTCTGACCTGCTGGCCTACAAAATATGTGAATCACAAACTGATGTTAAGGCCTAGGTGTGAAATGCCCGGTCCGCCACTACAATATTCCATGCATTTGTTGTTACAGAATATTTTTCAGCCTATTTAATTCCATTCTCATAGATTTCAGCCTTTCATAATCTTAATTGAAGCATTGTTGGTAACTCTTTGTAATATATCTTTGCCTACCTCATTTCATGAGTGTTCAATGTAGGGATTGGTTTGAGGAGTCAACATCTGTATATAACTTAAACAACAGgcaataatgtacaattatatacaggtgcatctcaataaattagaatatcTTCATAAAAAACAGATTCATGACAAACAGAGTGGTCTATTCCAATTGTctgtttctgttaatgttgatgattatAGCTTACAGCCAGTGAAAACCCAAAAGTCATTATCTCAAATTTGAATaattaacacaagacacatgaAAAGGCATCCTAAGCATTTAAAATGGTCCCTTAGTCTGGTTCAGTAGGCTACACAATCATGGGGAAGACTGCTGACTTGACAGATGTCCAGAAGGCAGTCATTGACACACTCACCAAGGAGGGTATGCCACAAAAGGTCATTGCTAATGAAGCTGGCCTTTAATAGCATATTATCCATATCCAGCATAATATAGTATCAGTATTCAGTATAATATAATATCGAAGTATATTAAAGGAAAGTGGAGTGGAAGGTAAAAGTGTGATAAAGGTGCACAAGCAATCGGGATAACGGCAGCCTTGACAAGATTGTTCAGAGAAGACCATTCAAAAATTTGGGGGACATTTACAAGGAGTGCTTCAAGAGCCACCACACACAGATGTATCCAGGACATGGGCTACAACTGTCTCATTCCTTGTGTCATGCCACTCATGACCAAGAGACAAAGCCATTAGCGTCTTACTTGGGCCAAGGAAAAAAAGAACTAAACTGTTGCTCAGTGGTGTTGTGCTCAGTGGTGTTGTTTTCAGATGAAAGTATCAAGGTCCCAGAATCTGGAAGAAGAGTGGAGAGGCACGCAATCCAAGCTGCTTGAGGTCTAGTGTGAATTTTCacaatcagtgatggtttgggaaGCCATTTCATCTGCTGGTGTAGATCCACTGTGTATCAAGACCAAAGTCAGTGCAGCAGTCTACCAGGAAATTTTAGAACACTTCATGCTTCCTTCTGCCAACAAGCTTTATGGAGATGGAAATTTAATTTTCCATCAGGACTTAGCACCTGTCCACACTGCCAATGTACCAACATCtggtttaataaccacagtATCACTGTGCTTGATTGGCCAGCAAACACGCCTGACCTAAATCCCATAGAGAATAGGGCATTGTCAATGAGGAAGATAAGACACACCAGACCCAACAATGCAGACGAGCTTGAGCTAAAGGCTGCTATCAAAGCAACCTGAgcttccataacacctcagcagtgccacaggctgatcaCCTCCATACCACGCCACATTGATGCAGTAATTCATTCAAAATGGGTCACAACCCATGAATGATATTCTCATTTCTATCTGTATAGTAAATTAATAGCTTAGTTCAGTTTCTTTATATTCCACAATGTAGAGTGAGGGCTCTAAGTGAATAGGAGGCGGACACACTTGCGATGGAGTACGTTCAACTTATTTTAATAACACAGAAGAGATACAGAGGACACGAGATACGAGATACTAACACAAAACCAAACCAAATATGGAAAAAACAAGACTAGTAATACAACAAAATATGCTAAATAGGGACTAAAGGAGTACACGATATtacaatacaaaaacacaccacactaacTAACATGAGGGTAATAAGCACTTAAAATAAAAACTTACCCACAGGGAATAACAAATAAACTAGTTGATAATCTGAACAACAGCTAGACAGTAAGACTCACCTAACTAATAAGACATGAACACTTCTGAATGTGTACCTGAACATAACAGAGAAAATCACACAATAATAACAATCACAAACCATCAAAATATCTCCAATAGTGACTGGAAGAGCTGGGAATAAATACACAGGATACACATAAAACTAATTAGAATCAAGTGAGAAACAGTATTCATTGGGAAGGGATACAAATGAGAAGGGTGTGACAAAGAGCTAAATGACAGACAAGCCAGAAGGCGGGACTTTCAGAAGCGCAAAACAGCCAGACATGACACACAGAATTAATTTttgtaaatgattttttttactACAGCAAAAAGCTTATGGTCACAGAGTTCCCATATCATGATGCCATGTCGTGATTTTCAGCAAAAGCCCTATTGTGGGATATCTGCAGCGACTCAGTTACTCTGAACCTAGCTGAGCACAAAAGAACTGAGATTTACTTCAACATTGCAGGTGTTACTAAAATCAACAACCAAAAGAAAAACTGGAGATGAATTAAATCTGGAAAATGTACGGCAAGGAAGACATTAGCCTTGAATACTGTGAATTCAAATCACAGTTTATCATACAGGTGAGGACATTTTTGCATTAGGGTGGCCATGCGGAAATGCAAAGGGTCTTCAACTTGTCCATATTCTTTCATGTTGTCTTATTCTAGACATTTTGTTCAATAAGCTAGATCAAAACACCCAATCATCATGACACCTTTATTAATGTTTGTGGTATTTTGCCCACCTGCCATCAGAGCACCACCTGTAGCCCACAATACATTCGTGTCAGTGCGCTTGGCAAAAAAAAGTTGTCGTAATCTACCTGTTGCATTATTCAGCATCCAACCCCAGATGGCATTATTCTCCCCTATACACTACAGGGCACTGATTACATCACAGGTAGGTCTGAAATCACACAGAGGTTGCAATGAAGCACTTATTGAGGTAGATCTTTTACATAATCTATTGTGAATTTATTGTGAATGTGTTCTGATTTACTTGAATCtaaaaattagaaaaaaaatgtcatgagaaaaggTTCAGAGGATGCAGAGACGAGTATACTGGCAAACACAGTTTTAATGTACATACAAATGGCTACAGCTTAGTAGCGCTGAATGAACACATAACAGATAACATGTAACACATAACAAGCACCGCATGTAACATATTGGACTAATGAAATGGgcgaacacatacacaaacagccacacccacaggaagtacatatacaGATGCAGACTACATCTACATTCGCCCAAAGGGAGAGGCCTGGGGGCTGGAACCTGACAGGTTGTTGCGTCTCTTACAGGTTTTAATCTCATTAATTGAGCCTTAAGGGTTTACCAAAGTATAATGAAAATACAACAGAACATTTTTTCTTGCCCACACGTTTTATTTacaaaactacacacacacacacacacacacacacacacacacacacacacacacacacacacacacacacatatatttaatatatttaatgtGTATTATACACAAAGTTTACAGGTGCTCTTTTGCACAGCTTTGTACACTGATACATTCTCATAACATTAGACTGAAATTATCACTTAGCTTCTGAATAAGTGCAGATGAAGGATGGCTAAATGTTCGTTCTCAGTGCTCAAACAGACCAATAAAGCCATTAACCCCAAAATTGGGGCAACATGTCATGCACTTGACAAAGGCTATTTGTAGCATACCACAGAAAGTACAGGGAAGAACAAATGTATGAAAAACATCATGCATGGCAATACCTTATTCATGATATATTTCTGTTGACTTCACACATGGAGCTTAATCTTGCTGATTTTTTGCAACTAAAACCAAATCTCTTTGGCTTTTATCCTCTGGACACTGCACAAACCAGTCCTCATCTTCCGGATGATTGAGTTTGTAGGGTTAAGCATTCCACCCACCCTTTAAAAACCCTATGACTAGTTAATTTTTTCATCTAATAGACTTTTGAATGCAACAAATGTCTTTGCTATAGTAAAATGTCCTCTAAGTGTGAAAACAGTGTTACTGGCCAACTCAAATTCTTCAGAAAGGCTGCATTACTGTCATTCCATACACAGTCACTTAGGAACGTTTTGGGTCCAACAACATGTGATTTTCTGAGCCGGGTGTCATGGTCCAGGGAATAAGGACATCCACTTTGGCTCCAGTCTGACATCCTTCTCCACAACCTCTCTAATAGGCACATAGACTTTTCCAACGCCTATGTTctgtggtgaaggagagagtgaaTAGGCAATACATTTAGCACATGTAACTGTCTCAAGTCTTAGAGCATAATAGACAATGCACTTGGCTATAAATGCACTTGGTTATTTAGGCAACTGAGCCTAAATCTCACCTGTAATACTATGCCATTTAAGGTCATCATACCTACCTTTGACAAGCCATCACTATTACTGTTAAGCATATCCTTCAATAACAGGGATGGTTCAGGAATTGCTGGGAGAATTATATCTTTATGTCTGTGGAGAGACCAGTGTAGATGCTTTATAAGATGCTTTGTTAGATTCTGTTTCCCCAGTTCTATTCACATTCAGGCAGGATGGCGTATCTATTGTAATTCCACCAACTGGCAGCAAGAGACACTACCTTGCATCTAATGAATCAGCATCCTACTTATGACAGATCCATAACACCTCCCTCTTAGGCAGGCTAATTTACAGAACATCAGACAGTGCTACAGCATGTCCTCATATGTTGCACTTCTGTCTTCCCCATGGCTGTTCTCTCCATTGATATCTACAAATAAGCTATTTTTGGTCATGAATCTATTTGTTTACTGCAATATTCCTATGATACCTTACACAGTGATTATCTGTGAGTATTTAATGTTAGACATAAATATTATTATAAGCACAATATTAAAAGGAGGTTATCTAGAAAGCTTGTAGTTCCTCACTGTAGTACCTCACTGATGCTTATGCTACAAGTGTCTATCTAATAATATTTAGCAATATAGTAGTAGTGTAGTTTGTAGATTGCTTTTTATATAAACTGCACATGATAGGTCTTAGTTAGCATTTAAACATACCAAAGAACATATGTTTCATAACAGTAAAGTACCGGTAAGTATAagtttttttattctttctctaaaCTTACCTATTTTGACTAACATACTTTGAAATGCAAGCATAAATGGAATGGGCGATGGATGAATATTGAACAATACCTCTTAAATAACACTAGAGCTGTAATGAGGCAACAGGATACTGCAATAGGGATAAATATGCTAGCCACCTTCAATGTCCTATTTGCGTCAACATCTTCACctgcagaaaaaaagaaaaaaaaagaaaacaatatttGGAAAACAATATTTAAAGTGATTTTACTAAAGTGTGTTTTAAGATGTACTGTTGGGCAAAAGAGAGATTCAGTACCATAGTCCTCTGGTTTACTCCAGTCACTCGCTCCACTGCCACAATCGTCAATGTAGTTTGTCATCACTTGCACTGTGTACTTGCAGGCCTCATCGTATGGTACAGACAGTGAATCAGATTTGACTGCAGTTTCACCCTACATAGCATATAAACTATCATTTAGAAAGGACAACGCACAGCCTGCTATTTGGAAGTGACAAAGCACGCAATTCACTCGGGTCCAAAAAGGAGTTAGATGACTTGAATATATAGCATATGCTGAGTAACATGCTGAGTAACATGCTGAGTAACCCTAACCCACTGTGCATTTGAgaacaacacattcaccctgtAATCATTTACTGTAGATAtcaggcctcaaaacagaataTAAAAATTCTGTATGTGCTGAGTGAGCCAATTATTATATATCTACGAAGTTTTTGGCCAATCAGGTCATGTAGACATTCTCGCTGTCTGCTGTAGCAGTAATAGTAAATAAAGTCTGCACAGTATAATGAAGGTCTTACCTCGTTTTCACATTTCCTGTATTTGAACTTGTATTCCCAACATTGTGAATTAAAGTCTGGGATGCTTGACTGAAAATGGAGATACTCGCCTTCCCTTTTGATTGTAAGCTTGGGTGGATTCGGTTTCACTTCAAAATCAAAGAGagtatagcaaattgcacaagTGACAAATAAGGTTTTAATTGATCTACAATTCACTCGCTGACTCATACACATGCAAATTCAAATTATTCTGTCTTAGCCATATTTTGGGTCCCTAATTGTCACACAAAACAATACATTTGCTTCAATGTTTTATTACTGTCGAGCTCAATTAAATTCTGAATTGCTCAAAGTATCTCAGCGAGATAATAAGTATATATACAGACACAACATTACGTCACCCTGTGACATGGCTGACAGACTATGAACAAGAGTGCTCACCAATTGCTAAGAGTTCATTCTAAAGCTTTGGAAGGAAATAGAAAGAAATGAATGTACCTTGGGGTTTTATGAAAAAGCTGTTTGGAGGAGATTGAACTTCAGAAGAATTGATAATGAGGCACATGTAATTTGCAATATCTGTACTTTTTATACTGTTTATGTGACATCCAGTCTTCAGGGGTCCACTGGTGATATATGAGGTGCAAGGACTTGGAATATATCTACCCTCACCAAGGACCCTATGAAACAATGCAAGAACAAGTGACTCAAAGTTTGCTTCACTATAAAGTAAATGCAAACAATTAAATGTGATTTAAAAATGCAACAGAAGAAGAGTCATTTTCAGTTATAATAGAAATACTTCAAGCCATTTCTTACCCATAATGGAGCTGCAGATCAGAAATATTACTGTTCCAGGAACAGTTCATCTTATTATTAGAATAATAAATACAGCTGAAGTTCTTCACTAAAGCTGCAGTATAAGAGAGTGGCCAGTCAAGCTTAGTGTCTTGTTACATGCACACTTGaaaattaatattttaaaatatatgtcAACTTTGTGCTGTTTATGTATATTACCCTTAGGTGGAGAAAAGCACTGATGTAGAGGTTTGCTTGTTGACTTGCTTTCACACATTAAAGGGTTTGTCATTATGGTGATGCAAATGTCATTCTCATTAGAAATGTATGATGTACAGCTCAAACTTGTAGTTTGCCGATTATCAACATAAATTGTAGTGTTTGGTGGGAATTTTGTTTTCTGAAAGTTAAAGAAATAATCACAATgaaattaaacaaaaataaatgaacCGAATAATATGTTTTCTTAATGACATAACATGCATACATTTATTACATTAAATCACTGCATATGGGTGAAGTTCTAAAAATATTCTACTAGAGGAATATTACAAATGAACTGTTCACTTGAAAAGTAGGCTAAAAAGGACTGacgaataaaaaaaattatagacAGTAATCAAATCATGAAAATTAGATTTATTCATGAAAACTTGTTTTATCTGGTTTATGATGAAACGGCTGATATTTTATATGAGAGTGACCACCTACTGAGAATATTTTAACAGTGTAGTTCACTTTACACTCTGAGTCCAAATTTGCTGGCTCTCTCCATTGTGCAGTCACAGAGCAATGATCCCACGACAGGCTAAGGTTTCTTGGTGGAGGCAATTCTTtaataaaagacaaacaataTGAGAAAGAAAAGCTAAGAAAGTGTAGTGCCTGTTTATGGGATCCTTGTGTTAAATACAAAGGATCTCATGCCATGATGGATTTCCCATGAGGCTTTTGATAATGGCTTGAACTTTGTAATCCAATATTAGTTCTCACTACTCTGAAAACTGGTATTTTTTCAGTTCCTCTCGTTATCAACTGTAAATAATTGCATTACTCATATTAAAAGAAAAGTGAAACAAAACAGAATAAGAAACTCATGTGAGTCATGCCTgaacaacaaataaaacacaaTTATATACAAACcaaagtaaaaaagaaaaaaaagctaaCAAAACTATGCTATGTCttttaaaaacaattaaaagACATAGCAATAGCATGAAATGGTACTGACAATAGCACTAGTGGTTGTGGCAGACATAGTGTTGCTGAAAGTGTTACATCTCACTGTCGTGGTTTGGTTAAAAGTGGTCCAACATAAAATATATCTTATTAGTGGCTGTtctattgtaaaaaaaaaactgatactGATGAGTAGTAGAAGGATGTGAactggtaataataataatataatataatgtgtataatgtgtgtgtgtatatatgcatgcatgccAAAGtgttcaaaacaaacacacaattttGTTTTTATAAATTCGAATAAAAAATCTTATTTTCAGTTAAGTTTCTACGGTTTCCTGTGACCATCGAATGTCATTCCCGCACAATCAGTTTGGTTCAATAAAGCAGACTAATCTCACGTAGGCTACAACCATAATCACACGCTACTATTGGCGATTGTGTAGAATGTGGAATGTGGAAAAATCGATTCTCTTTAACAGAAgtaataataaagtacagtagaAATGAATAGGTAATAATAGTAAAAACCCACTCAGTTGACGTCACGGACTTTCGGGAACCACAGAGGATATCCAACAGTTTTCCTTACGCAAAGACCTGCTCCGCCACTACTGCTATGAGCAAGTGTGACCGGTACAAGTTTAATACTGGTAGTGAATACAGTGCTGGCTTACCTGATGAACTGTCAACTCCAAAAAATATCAACGTGAAATATGTTACTAAAGACACATCCCAGCATCGGTAAATCATGTCGGATTAATGGGCAGGACTCCACTGTAATTCCTTTGAGATTTCCTTAAGTGTTTGTCCTTCGGCGATGTGTTCGCTGTAGCAAACTATATTTTATAAGTGAAAAACAAACCAGTCCAAAAGACAGTTTACTATATTCTGAACACAGCGCAGTCTATGCAATCATATGTTTGTTACAACTGAAAGCAGTTTAGACCACGACCTGGCTTGTCAAGACAGGTGGGAGGAGTAACCAAGAAATGTGTTACAGTAGGCTAGCCTGCATTTTTTCAAAGAAACGTAAACTATAGATATTGAAAGATATTGAACCGGTCTGGTAAATGCCAGGCGACGTTGTAGGCTGAGAAGTTGTTGAAAAGTCAGTGGTTATTTTGTTGATCCTGTTTAGTGTGTGCTCTTACGTTTTATATAGGCTTTTGCATATTAAGGTATGAAACCTATTTTAATTTCAGTCTGTCAGCAAACATAAATACCCGGGTTGCTCCCGTCAGGCTGCGATGATCACATCTTTAGTGCCCTACAAAGTAATCGCTTGAATTTGTAACCGAAGACTATTTAAACACTTGTCTCTGGCCAAAAGGGAAGCCTTTTAGTCTCATGTTTACTAAAGTAACGAAGATGACTTCCAGGATAACAGTTCTCAGGACACACTCAAAAATCTTTGGCTGGGTTTCCGTAAACTAAATGTTTTCTCTATATATTCTCTTTGGTAGTTAGACTTTTTGACTTTTTAGGGTTACTTAACAATacaaaaatgtatatattttataaatatataatatttgcTAATCagagtaaaatacattttttttgcacattttaataaagggaaCTCTTATTGGTAATGTCCAAAAATATGTATTCCTACTTTTAGCAAAATGTCAATAGTGAGTTGAGAGAACAGCTTGCATCAGATTTATCAtaaatgtgtacacacacggCTTTGGAACAAGAAACAGCAGCACTTTATTAACCTTCCAGTCTTTGATTTTTTACCCAAAAAGATAATGCAGGTGTTGACTAGCAAATTGCTGAGGAATTGTACTATAGAACAGACCTGACCACGTTGGCATTGTGAAAGCTCTGGCATCTCTATGGACAGTAGTATTCTCCAGGTGCTGTTAGCCTCTTATCTGTTTGTTTAGTAATTTAACAGGGGCCAGTCAGAGCTTGCCAAGatatgttgtttgtgtgtgtgtgtgcgtgtgtatatacatattacacacacacagcatatctTGGcaagcttatatatatatatatatatatatatatatatatatatatatatatatatatatatatatatatatatatatatatatatataatatattatattatatactgtaatactgaAAGGGGGAAGTCTGCTAGGTAAACCAGAAAGCTTCTGATATGCACTGTGGCTTGGAAGCTTCCTTCTTCACTGTTCGTAAAAGAACCTGAGAACACCGTGAGAATTACCCACATTCATGTTTCTCAAGGTTCCTATAATTATAGACACCTAATTAGGAATCACCACAATTTTGAATATTGCAAAATCGTTTGAATATCCCC is a window of Brachyhypopomus gauderio isolate BG-103 chromosome 14, BGAUD_0.2, whole genome shotgun sequence DNA encoding:
- the LOC143475421 gene encoding interleukin-13 receptor subunit alpha-1-like — protein: MIYRCWDVSLVTYFTLIFFGVDSSSELPPPRNLSLSWDHCSVTAQWREPANLDSECKVNYTVKIFSKTKFPPNTTIYVDNRQTTSLSCTSYISNENDICITIMTNPLMCESKSTSKPLHQCFSPPKALVKNFSCIYYSNNKMNCSWNSNISDLQLHYGVLGEGRYIPSPCTSYITSGPLKTGCHINSIKSTDIANYMCLIINSSEVQSPPNSFFIKPQVKPNPPKLTIKREGEYLHFQSSIPDFNSQCWEYKFKYRKCENEGETAVKSDSLSVPYDEACKYTVQVMTNYIDDCGSGASDWSKPEDYGEDVDANRTLKVASIFIPIAVSCCLITALVLFKRHKDIILPAIPEPSLLLKDMLNSNSDGLSKNIGVGKVYVPIREVVEKDVRLEPKWMSLFPGP